TGAGCTACACAGAATCCGCATGCGCTGCAAAGCGCATTTCCCGTGGGGAAAAAGCGGTCACGGAGGCCCTTTTCGGGGCAGAGGGCTTACAGCAGAACTAGGGATGGTAGGAAAGCCGGACCGGCCACGGGAGGGCCACGGGAGGGTAGCcgcacagagggagaggtggaggaagcCAGGGCAGAGGAGGCAAGAAGACCACAGGAAAGGATGGCACGAGCGGCTGAGGTGGCCCCAGCAGCAGTGGCTCCTGAAGAACCCATATGCGATTCGGCTCCTGAATGAGGATGCTATGGTAGGGTCCACCCAAGTTAATGATGATGGGGGGGGCCAGGGCCACGGGGGGCATGGTTCTGAACCTCACTGCCCTCTGGTGTCTCCTCCACTTGGCCCTCCTGTTCTTGAACCAAACCTAAAatcagagggggggggggggaaggatggGTTTAGTACATTGAGCACTGAATGTCATACGGCACAGCagcccactctctctctgccctgcacGGTGGAACCTGCACCGGGGAAGCTATTTCCTTCTCGCTAAAACATCCTAGGGAAGTTAGGGACACGGGCCTCCCTGCAGCTCACCCTGACACAGCAGCACCCACCACGCGCCAGGCCCTGGCTCAGCTCACTGCTCTGactctgccctcccaccctgcATGTTGCTCTTGCCCCCTGTTCTCAGCAGCAGGTGTAGCGGGGGAACCGCGCCCCGTGCCTGCTGCCGCTGTTCCACCTGGGATGTCTGTGCCCTCACAGCTGACCACCAGCTGTCCAAGTCACCCCTAGTCACCAGGCAGGTGTCACGCCGCTTGTGGGGGAAGCTCAGGGCCATTCAAAAGTCCTGCTGAGGGGAACAACGCCCACCTTCCACGTACAGAAAATCATCGATAGGGACGCGTTGGATCTTTCCACGACAGCTTTCCTTTAAGGATGGATGGCTAAAGGTTTCATCTCCCGAAACCTCTCCCTAGCTTGGAAAGACGGTGTTGTGAGCGAGGCTTGGGCACGGAGGGCCCAGGAGCCCGTGGCCTGTCTTGCTGGGACAGAAGGGAGCCGAGGCGCTGGACGCGACCTGAGTATTTTAGACGTTGGGGGCAGTGAATGTTTAGACTAACTAGGACCGGATTTAGTGAAATCCTTAAAATCGTTGCCCAGCCAACGGGCTGAGGGAGAAGAGGCACACCACTGTCGCTGCTGTCAGttctgcagcctgcagcccggaCGTACCCTGCTCCAGGCTCTCCTGGGCTCAGCACCCGGTCAGCTCACTCTGCTCTGGCTACAGTTCCAGCACCCTGGACAGGACCCCTGCTGCCTCGACCCCCTCGACTCAGCCGGGAgggccccttcccaccccttattcttgtttctgtttttcgcTGAAggataattgacatacaatattgtattcaTCTCGGGTGTGCGACATACTGATTCCACAGTTCTCTACGTCACAAGATGGCTCGCCGCCATAAGTGGAGTCACCACCCTTCAAAGCCATACAAAAATGATTACAGtgttactgactatattccttacGTCATACTCTTCATCCCCGggactgacttatttttttagcTGACCTTGGTACCTCCTAATCCACCTCACTTATTTTGCTTgtcccccccaccctcacccctcctctctggcaacctcGATTTTGTCCTCTGTATTTGAGCCGGTAtctgctttgtttgttcatttcttttgttctgatgattccacgtataagtgCAATCACATGGTATTCCTGGGGTTCCTCGgtggcagttgagcgtctgccttcggctcaggtcacgatctcagggtcctggagtggagccctgtgtagggctccctgctcacagggaacctgcttctccctctcctccctgctcatgctctctctcactacttattatttctctctaataaataaataaaatcctttagaaAAGATCATACGGTATTCTTAAGACAAGAAGGTGACACTGACATTTTAGGAAGACCGTCAACCACCGTGTCGGTGAGGAGTCACAAAATGGCTCCTCTCTGACACCTGCCAACTGTGAACCCTACAAATGAAACCTGTGCTTTGGAGGCCACTGTCCTCTCTGCATCCTACTTAAcagaatttctttgtatttcatattaGACATTCCCAATTTGCAAATGTCACTTGAGACCAGGGGCCTCTACTCTCTCCGTtgactcattttccctctgccatcTTCCTGGTTGGCCTGCATGAAAATGCAGTCTAACAACACCAGTGCTGTGAACCTCATCTTGGGGGATCCAAGTTCACCGGAGGCCAAATCTACATAAATGCAAAGTAGCCTACGTGACATAGTCACCGATACTAGTTCCATATTTCTAATACTGGATTCAGAAAACAACTCTCACTGCAGGTGGGGGACATCCGTTAAAATCGTCTtcacacagggacgcctgggtggctcagcggttgagtgtctgtctttggctcagggcgtgatcccagagttccgggatcgagtcccgcatcgggctccctgtgaggcgcctgcttctccctttgcctgtgtctctgcctctctctctctctctctctcaatgtttaaaaaaaaatcgtctTCACACAAACACACTCTATGATCTCagttgtatgtggaatctaaaaatgaaaaacccaACCACTTCATAGAAAATCAGATCAGATTTGTGACCACTAGAAGGGGTGGGTGCAGAAACTGCcttgaaggtggtcaaaaggtaaaaacttGTAGTTTTAAGAGAAATAAGGACTAGGACTAGGAAGTAACATGATGACTATACTGAGCCCCGCCTTATGGGATATAGGACAGTTTAGAGATTCAATTTCAAGACTTCTAGTCACAAAGAACAAactgtttgctttccttttttctctttttcctttttaaatctctctctctagGACATGATGGATGGTAACTAAACTTAccatggtaatcatttcacaatatacgtAAGGCAGATCATTATGCTATACACCTCAAATTTATACAAGGCTGTATGTAACGTGTCTtaataaaactggggaaaattgggcagccccggtggcacagcagtttagtgctaccctcagcccggggtgtgatcctggagacctgggatggactcccacgtcgggctccctgcatggagcctgcttctccttctgcctgtgtctctgtctctgtctctgtctctctctctctctgtgtctgtcgtgaataaataaataaataatcttaaaaaaaaaaaaactggggaaaaCTTGTGCGAAAATCCATGCTGTAGAGTTTGCAAAGGGAAGAGGACATTAGgtgtttttcctcatttgtttcttGTGGGTCCTTTGCCCTTCAGAACCCCACTGAGAGAGCATTATGCAAGCCCATGGAGGGGAAAATCAACCCACccccactttttttaaataagattttatttatttactagtgagagacacacacacacacacagagaggcagagacataggcagagggagaagcaggctccatgcagggaacctgatttgggactcgatcccgtgactcaggatcacgccctgggccaaaggcagacgctcaaccactgagccacccaggcgtccccaaccCACCCACACTCAAGGGTGTCTGTCTTCTCTGAGCTTGCTTGGCCCGCTTGACAGAGCAGAGGGGCCTgggcctccccagccctggccacGCCTGCTTCGCCGCAGCCCGGCCCCTTGCTCTCCGGGGCCTGCTttgctgggctgcctgggtggcctcCCCGTGTCCACTTCTGCAGCCCCTTTCCTTCACAGAAGTAGACCCTGTGCACGCGGCAGAGCTAACAAGCCCACCctgagttttcttttccattctttccctcttattgctcttttttcccccaaattatccTTTGATTCCACTTAGGCTTTCTGTGGTTTCAATCACCCCTTGATCCATCGAGCCACAAGTGAGCCGTCCCTGACTGAGCCAAGGACAAAGTCTTTCCAGTTGCCCCCGGCAGAACCCAGCCTGAGCTAAGAGCCAGTCCCCACTAGTGACCAATTCCACACAATCTCTTCCTAAAAGGACAAGCAAAGGACGATAAAAATCACAGGTGTCAGACATTCCCAAACGGAATCTTCACCAGTGCATTTGGTAGTTTCAGAAATTGGAACGTGAGTCACATCCAAGAGGCACAGGTCACGCCTTATGCTTCCACCTGTGTTAGGATGGCTTCCACCTGGTTAGACTGGCCTCCACCTTTGTTAGGTTGGTGGAACCCTGTTTGAAATAGTTGTTTccgtttcttttgtcttttagaCAGATTTCAAAGGTTGCACCGGGGCATCTCCACCATAATGCACAACCTACTGTCTAGCAGTGTTTTCAGGCTGACGCATCCAGGAGTTCCAGAAAATGAAGAAGTAGCCCTGCCACTCTCCACACCTCTTTACCAAACCCTTCAAAGCAATAGCTCTAAAActaagtaaatgaaatttaaaagcttttaaatgcaatcttctttctttctttctttctttctttttttgaattaaaaagtgaaattcctgggcagccccggtggctcagtggtttagcgccgccttcggcccagggcgtgatcctggagacccaggatcgagtcccacgtcaggctccctgcatggagcctgcttctccctctctgcctgtgtgtctgtgcccctctctctctgtctgtcaggaataaatcaataaaatctcttttaaaaaaagtgaaattcccTTTACCTGAATCCTAGAGCAAGAAATCATACAtataaaaccaccaccaccaccaccaccacaacaaccAAATACAGCAGGAGTTCCGGGCACTTGCACAAAAAGCCTAAAAGcagtaatagtaaaaataaatacatttctgaacttttaaaataaaatgaaaaataaaagtaagattaAAACTAAAttacagtaattttataattgaaagatAACATTGCTTTCGTGTGACTCCTAGaacaaaaatatcatatattaaaaGTGAACACCAATAGCAGGAGGCCTAGGCAGTTAGTTGTACTTTATGCTACACCCTCCCCATAAGTCTCAGCTTAACTGGACGTAAGGTTCTTGCTTCTCTGCTGTGTCATAGGTGTGACATCTTCCCCGAAGCCAATGCCCAAATATTTGTCAATTCACTCCTTATGCAAAGAGCTTATGCTTGTTTTCAGTAGATTAGTCTAATTAAACTCCTTGGTGCATTAATGTGAACGATTTCTACTTCAGACTCCATCTGGATGTGTCCCGACAATGAAGTGTCGCCTAAATGATAACCCGTTCAGAAGATGCGCTCTGTGTGAGTATGTGTGCTTTTGGGCATTGATTTCTTTATAgttctataaaatacatatgtttaaGTATATAGTATTATAAAATGTGCTCTATCTAAATATATTatctatagggacacctgggtggctcagtggttgagcgtttgtgccttccgctcagggcgtgaccctggactcctggggtggagtctcgcatcgggctccctgcgaggagcctgcttctctctctgcctgcgtctctgccttcttttaaaatatatatttacatatatatgtatatgtaaaattatgtaCAATATCTACTGGTGTCTCCAAGTTACCTGTAAgtaatttatacataaatatatatatgaactccATAAATATGCCACCATATTATACTGATCAAATAATACACGATGACTATATTCTAGAGAACCATTAATACCACATAATGATCTTACGATATCAACATATTGATGTGCTAATGAATAACATCAATTCATAGTACATGACCATTGattcgtatttttttttaagattttatttatttattcattcatgagagacacagagagaggcagagacataggcagagggagaagcaggctccatgcagggagcccgatgtgggactcgatcccgggtctccaagatcacggcctgggccaaaggcaggcgccaaaccgccaagccacccagggatcccattgatCCGTATGTGATCCGTAATTAATACAGTAAGGAACACGCTATTGGCTATATTATTATACAAGGATTATACGGCAATTCTATGTTACAGATGACTATCAATACGGGTGATAATTATATGAATTGTATATGActtctataaatgtattttatgttggCTATAGCAATGATGCCCTATGGATATCTATGGTATTTGTCTGCTATAGGAGATACTcaggaactccaataaaaaaatatacggggaacaaaaaaaaaaaaggagatacttaggaaaagaaaagaatatgctTTTGGTATCCTGCATATTTTTTACATGTACACTTAACATATCAAATAcatatcctggagtcccgggatcgagtcccgcgtagggctcccggcatagagcctgcttctccttcctcctgtgtctatgcctctctctctctctctctctctctctctctgtgtctgtcataaataaataaataaataaataaataaataaataaatacatacataaatcttttaaaaaaatacatattctgtatTAGATAAATATATAGGCATACGTTCtacaaattaaatgtattttacgTATTCTATAATTTATGTTACTACAttccatatttataatatatataaagtatatgttAGTATATAGATCTATATTGCTTACAAAAACAGCACATATACTGTATATGATCTATACTTGTGAttatctttctatttctatttatttatttatttagtttttaaagatgctctttatttattcgtgagagacgcacagagagagaggcagagacacaggcacagggataagcaggctccattccgggagccccatgtgggactcgatccgaggactctgggatcacacgccctgagccacaggcagacagacgctcaaccgctgagccacccaggcgtccctatttatactacatttaaaaatctatataaatatgtgtattattCGTCTAATTCAGTGACATCTAAAAGGATACATAGGTACAGTTAATACAAACGTATATGTAGATTTGTATATAAGCGATCCCCTACTATACtaattttttcattccttttaggATATGACATTCCCTCTGGAAGTGGGCAATTTCCAAAACCTAGGCTTTAGGTATCCCATGTTCCCCCCGCCCTCCGCCTTCCCCCAatccccccccgcccgccccagaCCCAAAAGTTCAACACTCCGTTCCCAAATCtagaaaaggcaacaaaaaccCAGGAAGGTGAGAAGCTCTCTCTAGGACAACGGTGCCCAAGTCCTGATGCCGGTTTTAGAATGCCTCCCAGCCACCTTGTTTTTTTGAGGTTTACTGACCTGCACTCTGGCTTCAGACACATCCATGAATCTTGCAAGCTCCTGGCTGAGGGGAGAAAATCACAAGTATTCAGTATGTGGAGTTGGGGgtggtttaaataaaatacagtgtattttgttcctctctttaaaaagttttttttttttttcggggaAATGTCAGTGGCATTTTTCTGAACCAGTCTCTACACTGGGAAAAGTCACACCATTTCAGGATTTACAGCGAGATTCAGTTGACAGAGAATTTCAGGAAAGCCAAGTCTCGCGGGTAAAGGAGGCACAGTCCCCAAGAACACACGATACTCTGATGCAGTGTCTTTTAGTGTTACCaacttgaaaatgaataaaaatgcctGAGGAACTACCTCTATGGACTTTCAGTCGTTGCTCTTACCCATTTTATGGGATTAGAGCCCTAAAACGAGGTGCCGCCcatccatctccctctctctctctctctctctctctctctctccctccctctctcagcgATGATCAAGTTGGAGTACATTGCTGCTGGGTGCTAAGGGATGGCGCAAACCGCTGTTTTTCTTTGGTTGTGTTTAAAGTGTgggtatcgggatccctgggtggcgcagcggcttggcacctgcctttggcccagggcacgatcctgaagacccgggatcgaatcccatgtcaggctcccggtgcatggagcctgcttctccctctgcctctgtctctgcctctctctctgtgtgtgtgtgtgtgtgtgactatcataaataaataacaaaaaaaaaacacatttaaagtgTGGGTATCACTAAATCCCCCCCTCGCCTGTCCCCGAGGACGGCCGCAGAAactatacccccccccccacaaactGTTCTGTAATGGCTAGCTTGaggcttccttttccttttttttatatatatatatatttttaaaattttatttatgatagtcacagagcgagagagagaggcagagacacaggcagagggagaagcaggctccatgcaccgggagcccgatgtgggattcgatcccgggtctccaggatcgcgccctgggccaaaggcaggcgccaaaccgctgcgccacccagagatccccgagGCTTCCTTTTCTGGGGCACTTTTCACTCAagcaaaatttaatttctatttagatttaatttttattttttttcaaagattttacgtatttatttgagagacagtgagagagagagagagagagagcaagtgcacaggagcaggggcagaggagagggagaagcagactccctgccgagcagggagccagccccacttggggttcaatcccaggactctgggatcctgacctcaGATGAAGAAGGCAGAAGCctaacccacggagccacccaggcgccctcagattttattttcaaagaatctcTACAGCCGGCGTGGAGCTCCAACTTCCCACCCCAAATCAAGAGTGacattctctactgactgagccagccaggcgccccctttttcttttcttttctttctttctttctttttttttttttaaattttaagattttcaaaGACCCTTGAGCAAAATTTCAGGGCATGCAGAATATTCACTCATCCAGATAGTTTTTCAGCTGCAGTGTTTAAAAATGTACAacgcgggcagcccgggtgtgtcagcggtttagcgcctgccttcagcccaggctgtgatcctggagaccgaggatagagtcccacgtcaggcttcctgcgtggagcctgcttctccttctgcctctctctctctttgtgtctctcatgaataaataaataaaaaatctttttaaaatatgacatagctacttaaaaaaatgtacaaggcGGTGCAGGGGCCCTACGATGGGCGTAGAGATTCCTTCAACCAAATGAGATTTTAGAAATCATCGCAGAAATATTTGAGGACGAGAGGACTgatcaggattttatttatttatttattcattcattcattcgagacacacacacacacacacacacacagagagagagagagagaggggggtgggcagagacacaggcagagggagaagcaggctccatgcggggagcccacgtgggactccatgccgggtctccaggatcgtgccctgggcggaaggcggcgccaaacctctgagccacccgggctgccccatcaggATTTTAAACCACCTTAGTAGGATCCTAAGCCGGTTGCGCCCTCCCCCCCTCGCCTCTCGCCCACGGTGTTCCGCGGGACTTGTTTATGTTACCAGCTGGTGGACGCGCTGGCGGGAGCACATGGGCTTAACTTCCGCCCTCGccgccctggccccgcccacAGAGCCCTGGGCTCCCGACAACCGCCCAAGGCCGAGCCCAAGAGCCCAAGGCCGAGCCCGGAGCCCCGAGTGCCCAGCTGGCCCCCCGCCGCCTCGAGGCCGGTAGCTTAGACTTCAGCCTCGAGGAGAGAGACGGGTGATAACCGGTCccaggccctccccctccccggcgcCCCGCGGGGCAGCCGGCTTACCGCGTAGGCGCGCTGGGGTACTGGGTGCGCTGGAACACGCTCTCCAGCTCATGCAGCTGCACGCGGCTGAACACGATGCGCTGGCCCGCCTGCTGCCCGTTGCCCGGCAGGGGACACGCGACGGTGGCCTGGGGCGGCTGCCCTGGCACTGGGCCCTGGTCGCCGTGCCCCTGGGGGGTCCCGTCGCCCGCCGGCAGTGGAGATCCCGCGGCCTCGTCACCCATTGCCTCCTCGCCGTCGCGCTGGCCTTCACCGTCACCGTCGCGCTGGCCCTGACCGTCGTCACCGTCGCGCTGGCCCTGACCGTCGTCACCGTCGCGCTGGCCCTGACCGTCTTCACCGTCGCGCTGGCCCTGACCGTCACCGTCGCGCTGGCCCTGACCGTCACCCTCGCCGTCGCCGTCACCCTCGCCGTCACCGTCACCCTCGCCGTCAGCTTCCTCCATGACCTGGTCTGCTCCCCCGCCGTGGTCAGGTGTGAACTCGGCCGCCGCTCCCTCCTGGGTCAGCGACACGGCCACAGGCTGGGTTTCTGCAAAGGAGGAAATCCACACGGAGAGATCAGGGCATCGGAGCCTGGGCTGTGGGAGGCGGGAGGCAAGGGGCAGCAGCATCTGCGGGGCGTCGGGCCTGCTCCCCTCGCCCAGGGAACCTTCGTTTCTGGGGCTTGATGGGGGCACGTGTCCCAACCGGCACCGACCCTGCGGCTCTTCCCCGCCCTCGTCGACTCCCGGGCCGAGGAAGCCCATGACTTCGTCCCTGCGTCGGCTCAGAGGCTCCATAGCCCTCGCGCTGTTCCCTGCAGATCCCGCGCTGGGTCCTCCTGGATCCGTGGGTCGGGCGCAGAGAGGTGCCGTGCCGCCAGGCTCCCACGGAGCGGTCCTCGCGTTGTCAGGCTCCCCCGCTTCTGAGCAGAGGGCCTCTCTCTATCTATATACACCCCCTCcggaggggggcggggtgggcTCGCCGAGGTGCGCATGCGGCTGGGCTTGGCACCCCCCGGGCGGTGCACTTGCAGGGAGAGCTCCGGTGGGGAGCACTTTCTTTGCCCAGTGCATCCGTCGGTCAATGCCTAGCGAGAGTCTTCTTGTAGCCTAGGACCGAGAGTCCTAGGTTGAGTCTTCTTCAAGTCCCAGCTTGGCTCATGCGCCCCAAATCTGGGTCGGCTGAGAGGCAGACCTCCCCCTAGCTCTGGAGCCCTTGCAGAAGAAGCGTTGGGAGAATGTCTCTTGGGCCGGCCCTGCGTATCCAGCGGCGGCGACTAGGCAGGGAATAGGCATCCGACGAATGTCACGGGCTCCGAGGTGCCACTTGGAGGTTTTTCTGTGAGGCGCCTCAAGTCAGAGCCCGccagactcccccccccccccccccccccgcccagacTCCCGGGTACCCGAGAACAGAAGCTTGGACTCGGGTCTTCTGAGCGTGCCTGGTGCTCAGACGGGCACTATGCACAGAAAACCGAGCTTGCGCCTTGAGAATGTCCGGCGCCTCTAGAATTTGAGTAATGAAGCCCCGTCTCAGTACAGGGCTCCGAACCCGCACAGCGCTCAGGGCGTTCCTGGTCTGCTGGAACTGTACGAGCTCCGGCTTGGTTGCGTTTTTCCCAGGCCTTTGGCTCAAACCTTTGTTGCTCTCATTGCAACCATGGATCCTGAATCCCGTTTGGGCTCAGCATCTATGCCTCTGCCCAGATGCTCTAGACAAGCATGCATGTATGCCCCTTAGGGTGGGACCCTTGGGATCGGGGTGATGACCCACCCACTCTCTTGCCGCcatttctcccccacccctttccctcctccccttagTTTTTCTTCGTGTGTGTgtttcaaagatgttatttatatattcatgagagacacagagagagaggaggcagagacacaggcagagggagaagcaggctccgtgcagggagcccgacgtgggactcgattccgggaccccaggatcgcgccccggggccgttggcggcgctaaaccactgagccaccggggctgcccccagagCTGTTTTACAGATGCCCCAGCACTTTTGTTAATATCCTGAATTTTGAACATAGCTCCTAACAACGGGTCCTGTGCGGGACAACGGACTTGACTTACCCTACGTTTACCGCACAGCCTCACTCCTCCAACTCCATTTGAACTCCATCagaagctgggtggctcagcggtttagcggcgccttcggcccagggcgtgatcctggagacccgggatcgagtcccacatcgggctccctgcatggagtctgcttctccctctgcctgtgtctctgcctctctctctcctctctgtgtttatattaaataaataaaaaatctttgaaaaaaaattgaaatcagaaGCTGCCTCATTTCTGTGGGCTCCTAAAACGCATCTCGGGCCCTAGGTGCCTCACTAACTGTGCCTAAGGGGATGGAAGCGCGCCCCTTGCCCCGTGCTCCTGCAGGAGGGGCAAGAAACTAACGACACAAGGTCTGTGGACCGATTCATTTTCAAAGAGGTGGTAAGGGATGGCAGTAGGACTGCCTCCTCCTGGCTCGCACCCAATGTTTCCTCCCCAGGTTGGCCCCTTGTTGGGTGCCACAggcgcccaccccaccccacgcccccTTGGCCCGACTGGACCCAAGGCACAGCTGTGGACTTGAGATCAGTTACTGCGTGAGAGACCTACAAGGGTTTTCCTCCTCTTTGTGTTCGACTACCTACGATATCCGTGGCAGGTTCTTTCCTGTCTCAGGGCGCCACGGAGTGTTCACTCCTGGGTGCTCTCCTTCAGGCACTCACGTGAGCCTTGCCATACATCGCCCTACCTGGGCATCGGTTGTGGGTAGCGtttacttattaaaatgtttGCTTAACCTTCTTCACACGTCGCACATTTTAAAACCGGAATGGAGCATCATCCTCAGCAAAAACAGCCACGAGTCATGGTTCCGTGGGCCGGCGTCATGGGAGGGGGCTCTGGAGCCATTCGGCTGCAACCTGCACCCCGGCTCGCTCACCCCTTGTTAGCTGGCTGACCTGTGGAGTTGCTTATTCTCACTTTACcctggtttccccatctgtaaaaggaTAGCAGCAACAACTACCTCACCAGGGTGTGGCCGAACTCACCGAGACGACAAAAATCACATATTCCCGGTGGCCATACCTTGCCGTCACACATTTCCGATTTCAGTCCATTTGTGTTTATTCATTAACGAGGGTCCGTGAGAGCAGCGAGGTGATGGTCACTCACTGGCAGATGGCAATGAGGACAGCACGCTATCCTGTGACTATCAGGTCTGTCTTTGCCCTACCtgtctttgggggtgggggggagactttctgtttttctgctttttttcaagtcctctccacacccagtgtggggctggggcCCGTGACTCCAAGACCAAGAGTCGCCCGCtccacccgctgagccaccaggtctcATTGTACCTCCGTAGGCTTCAGTCCATAAACCTCTTTGGCTGCTGTGTTTACAGGGCCCTCTGCCAGGCAGCGTGGGGAGCGTCTCTGGTCCAGACTCCTCCGCTGTGCATCGTGCCCCTCCCAGGCTGGGGAGAGACATCAGCCCACgtgagagaaagaagcagagactgaTGGGAGTCCCACCACCTCTAACTGGCTCTGTCTGTGCCCCAGGTAAATGAATCAGCTGACATCTCTATGCG
The Vulpes vulpes isolate BD-2025 chromosome X, VulVul3, whole genome shotgun sequence genome window above contains:
- the LOC140596265 gene encoding uncharacterized protein; this translates as MLLPLASRLPQPRLRCPDLSVWISSFAETQPVAVSLTQEGAAAEFTPDHGGGADQVMEEADGEGDGDGEGDGDGEGDGQGQRDGDGQGQRDGEDGQGQRDGDDGQGQRDGDDGQGQRDGDGEGQRDGEEAMGDEAAGSPLPAGDGTPQGHGDQGPVPGQPPQATVACPLPGNGQQAGQRIVFSRVQLHELESVFQRTQYPSAPTRQELARFMDVSEARVQVWFKNRRAKWRRHQRAVRFRTMPPVALAPPIIINLGGPYHSILIQEPNRIWVLQEPLLLGPPQPLVPSFPVVFLPPLPWLPPPLPLCGYPPVALPWPVRLSYHP